The following proteins come from a genomic window of Liolophura sinensis isolate JHLJ2023 chromosome 13, CUHK_Ljap_v2, whole genome shotgun sequence:
- the LOC135480416 gene encoding kynurenine formamidase-like: MDKDQQYSPSQHSHRMTAGEVIDAHVSHLTTESQKARETIEFEEVSYGDRSGQKLQIFGAKTLPSDAPILVYIHGGYWQELSMELSSFMVTPLFKAGCIVIPIGYDLAPTVSMTEIVSQVKKAVGYVLHMAKRRESRGVYLCGHSAGGHLAAMMLAVNWIEEIMVSSSLIKGAMLVSGIYDVRPLVETYINKPLQMTQ, from the exons ATG GACAAAGACCAACAGTATTCCCCTAGTCAGCATTCCCATAGGATGACAGCAGGAGAAGTCATTGATGCTCATGTCAGTCATCTCACCACAG AAAGTCAGAAAGCAAGGGAGACAATCGAGTTTGAAGAAGTGTCGTATGGTGACAGAAGTGGGCAGAAACTTCAGATATTTGGAGCCAAAACATTACCTAGTG ATGCCCCCATTTTGGTTTACATACACGGTGGATACTGGCAGGAGCTAAG TATGGAACTCTCCAGTTTCATGGTGACTCCACTCTTCAAAGCAGGCTGCATTGTGATACCCATTGGTTATGATCTGGCTCCCACAG TTAGCATGACAGAGATTGTGAGTCAGGTGAAGAAGGCTGTGGGGTATGTATTACACATGGCCAAGAGGAGAGAATCCAG GGGTGTCTACCTGTGTGGTCACTCAGCAGGAGGTCACCTGGCTGCCATGATGCTCGCAGTTAACTGGATTGAGGAGATAATGGTCAGCTCCAGCCTAATTAAAG GTGCAATGTTGGTGAGTGGTATATATGATGTGAGACCACTGGTGGAGACATACATCAACAAGCCTCTGCAGATGACCCAGTGA